In the Desulfovibrio legallii genome, GCCTTGCGGCAGGTGGCGGAACGCCTGGGCGACACTACAGCCAAAGCCAAGGCTGAAGCCATAATCAGGAAACGCGCGGCCAGGGCTACAGATTTTCTGGAGCGGTACAAACCCCACTTCGTCGGGAAAAAAGCCGCCATCTTTGTGGGCGGCGGCTTCAAGGCCATTTCCCTCATCCGGCAGTTCAATGAAATGGGCATCGAAACCGTGGTGGTAGGCACCCAGACGGGCAAGCCCGAAGACTACGAAGTCATTGAAAGCCTGGTCAACCCCGGCACGGTCATCCTGGACGACGCCAACCCCGCGGAGCTGGAAACCTTTATGCGCGAAAAAGGCGCGGACATCCTGGTGGGCGGCGTCAAGGAAAGGCCCCTGGCCTACAAGCTGGGCATGGCCTTCTGCGACCACAACCACGAACGCAAACACGCCCTGGGCGGCTTTGAAGGAGTGGAAAACTTCACCCGTGAAGTGAACCTTTCCCTCAACAGCCCGGTCTGGCGCTTCACTCGCGGCCGCAACAGCTATGCGGCCACAGCCGCCCGACAGGCAGCACAGGTGCGCCAGGCCCTGGCAGCCGGGATCTGAGCAACCGCAGCACAAAACAAAAGGATTTTTGAGCCCGCCTGGGGCGCCCCGCCCCCGAAGGAGAAGACACATGAGCGCCAATCTCGTCAACCTCAATACCAATCCCTGCAAGATGTGCATGCCCCTGGGCGCGGCCAGCGCCTTTTACGGCATCCGCAAAGGCATGACCATTCTGCACGGTTCGCAGGGCTGCAGCACCTACATCAGACGCCACATGGCCACGCACTATAACGAACCCGTGGACATCGCCTCCTCCTCCCTCACAGAAGAAGGCACGGTCTTCGGCGGCGCCAAAAACCTGCTCGCCGGTCTGGGCAACCTCATCAAACTCTACAACCCCGAAGTCATCGGCGTGGCCACCACCTGCCTGGCCGAAACCATCGGCGAAGACGTGCCCGCCATCATCAGGGAATTCAAGGAAAGCCACCCGGAAGTCACGGCCCACATCATCCCCGTGGCCTCACCGGGCTACGGCGGATCGCAGTACGAAGGCTTTTTCCGTGCGCTGCACGCCATTGTGCGCCACGCGCCCATGAACCCCGCGCCCAACAGCTGCGTCAACATTATCACCGGGCACCTTTCCGCCGCGGACACCCGCGCCCTCAAGGCCCTGCTGGATGCCGGCGGCCTGGACTACATCCTCTTGCCCGACCTCTCCCAGAATCTGGACGGCGGCCACGAAGAAACCTACAACCGCCTGCCCCAGCACGGCACGCCCTTTCCCCGCATCAGCCTCATGGCCGGGGCGCGCATAACCCTGGAGCTGGCCCCCCTCTGCCCGGAGGAATATTCCCCCGGCGCGTATTTGCGCGAAACCTACGGCGTGCCCCTCCTGCGCCTCAATCTGCCCATAGGCCTGGAAGATACGGACGCCTTTGCGGCCACCCTGGAAGCCCTGGGCGCAACCCTGCCCGCTTCTCTGGCCGAGGAACGCGCCCGCTATCTGGACGCCATGATCGATGCGCACAAATACAATGCCCAGTGCCGCGCCGCCCTCTTCGGCGAGCCGGACGCCGTGCTGGGCATGACGCGGGCCTGCTGTGAGCACGGGGCCGTGCCCGTGGTCGCCGCCACGGGCAGCCGCTGCCCCGGCCTGGATGCGGCCCTGCGCCCGGCCATGACCGCCGCGGCCGAAACCCAGTTCATCGCAGGCTTCGACATCCTGGACTTCGCGGACTTTACGGCTATTGAAAACGCCCTGCTGGCGCGCAAGGCCAACCTCATGCTGGGCAACTCCGACGGACGCCGCATTGAGGAGCGCCGCCATATCCCCTTGCTGCGCTACGGCTTCCCCATCCACGACCAGGTGGGCGGCCAGCGCACCCGCCTACTGCTCTACGACGGTTCTCTGAGCCTCATGGAAGCCACGGCCAACGCCATGCTGCGCCAGACCGAAAGCGCCTTCCGGCAGGAACTCTACAACAAATACTACAAAGATACGCCCGCCGGCCTGGACGCCCGCCGCATTGCTCCCGTCAGTCATGCCGACCGGCCCGCGACAGCCGCACCGGCTGCAGACCTCCAGGACGGCGCCGCATCCAGCGCCGCATCCAACGCCGCACGCACCAAAACACACCCCTGTTTTACCTGCGGGGCCTGTTCCAGCGCGGCCCGGCTGCATTTGCCCATAGCCCCGCGCTGCAACCTGAGCTGCAACTACTGCCTGCGCAAGTACGACTGTCCCAACGAAAGCCGCCCCGGCGTCACTACCGCTGTACTCACTCCGGAGCAGGCCCTGGAGCGCTTTCTCCAGGTCAAACGCGACATGCCCAACCTTACCGTGGTGGGTATTGCC is a window encoding:
- the nifB gene encoding nitrogenase cofactor biosynthesis protein NifB, translated to MSANLVNLNTNPCKMCMPLGAASAFYGIRKGMTILHGSQGCSTYIRRHMATHYNEPVDIASSSLTEEGTVFGGAKNLLAGLGNLIKLYNPEVIGVATTCLAETIGEDVPAIIREFKESHPEVTAHIIPVASPGYGGSQYEGFFRALHAIVRHAPMNPAPNSCVNIITGHLSAADTRALKALLDAGGLDYILLPDLSQNLDGGHEETYNRLPQHGTPFPRISLMAGARITLELAPLCPEEYSPGAYLRETYGVPLLRLNLPIGLEDTDAFAATLEALGATLPASLAEERARYLDAMIDAHKYNAQCRAALFGEPDAVLGMTRACCEHGAVPVVAATGSRCPGLDAALRPAMTAAAETQFIAGFDILDFADFTAIENALLARKANLMLGNSDGRRIEERRHIPLLRYGFPIHDQVGGQRTRLLLYDGSLSLMEATANAMLRQTESAFRQELYNKYYKDTPAGLDARRIAPVSHADRPATAAPAADLQDGAASSAASNAARTKTHPCFTCGACSSAARLHLPIAPRCNLSCNYCLRKYDCPNESRPGVTTAVLTPEQALERFLQVKRDMPNLTVVGIAGPGDSLANPEATFRTLELIRREDPEITFCMSTNGLALPEFVEDMRRVGVSHATVTINAVDPAIGAQIYRYAEYWGGRYTGETAAALLLANQMAGLRALTRAGIVCKVNTVMLKGINDAHIPRVVETVRDLGAELTNIMQLIPVKGSVFENLPLVSNKELMNLRKSCEPTLRQMYHCKQCRADAVGLLGDDRSIDYRPPAATQPTQEAPATPVARGIRIAVASKTGATVDQHFGQTDQFYIYESDGAAARYLETRSVSRYCHGMDDCGSGKTGRMDGILAAVEDCKGVLALRIGQSPLEKLQQKGIRVFTLYETVDKAVNEAAKALCG